From Pirellulales bacterium, a single genomic window includes:
- the dapB gene encoding 4-hydroxy-tetrahydrodipicolinate reductase codes for MPNPIKIAVHGAAGRMGQRLVVLGSADDELQIAAALDSPKHPKLGEDIGHIARLHKLNVPLAAELTVPVDVIIDFSNPAGAMSILKTCLEKKIALVVATTGLDAQQLAAIEEASKKIPLLSSPSMSLTVNLAMRLAEICGRALAEHPSGADVEIIERHHRFKEDAPSGTALKFGQIIADAMGLTKHQHGREGRPGQRPHEEIGYHAVRSGDNPGEHTIIFGLLGETLEIKVQATNRDCYAHGALAAAKFLAGKPAGLYGMNDVLGL; via the coding sequence ATGCCCAACCCCATTAAAATTGCCGTTCACGGAGCCGCCGGCCGCATGGGGCAGCGCCTTGTGGTGCTTGGCTCCGCCGACGACGAACTGCAAATTGCCGCCGCGCTCGATTCGCCCAAGCACCCCAAGTTGGGCGAAGATATTGGGCACATCGCGCGCCTGCACAAGCTGAACGTGCCGTTGGCCGCTGAGCTCACCGTGCCGGTCGATGTGATCATCGATTTTTCCAATCCTGCCGGCGCCATGTCGATTTTGAAAACGTGCCTGGAGAAAAAGATTGCGCTGGTCGTCGCCACCACCGGTTTAGATGCCCAACAGCTGGCGGCTATCGAAGAGGCCTCCAAAAAAATTCCGCTCCTATCGTCTCCCAGCATGAGCCTGACGGTCAACCTGGCGATGCGGCTGGCGGAAATTTGCGGCCGCGCGCTGGCCGAGCATCCCAGCGGGGCTGATGTGGAAATTATCGAGCGGCATCATCGCTTCAAGGAAGATGCGCCCAGCGGCACCGCGCTCAAGTTCGGCCAAATCATCGCCGACGCCATGGGCCTGACCAAGCATCAACATGGCCGCGAAGGCCGGCCCGGCCAGCGGCCGCACGAAGAAATCGGCTACCATGCTGTCCGCAGCGGCGATAATCCCGGCGAGCACACCATTATTTTTGGCTTGCTGGGCGAGACGCTGGAAATTAAGGTGCAAGCCACCAACCGCGATTGCTACGCCCACGGCGCGCTGGCCGCCGCCAAATTCCTGGCCGGCAAACCCGCCGGACTGTACGGCATGAACGACGTGCTGGGATTGTGA